DNA sequence from the Alkalilimnicola ehrlichii MLHE-1 genome:
CCCGCAGTGATCCGGTGCCCACCGATGCCTGAAGCCCGACACCCTGCAACCGCCCGCGGACCGCTCCTCCTGCCCCTGCTGGCGCTGCTGCCGCTGTTGCTGGCGGCCTGCGCCCATAGCGGGTTGCCGGAACCGGCTGGGGACACGCTTGAATGTCCGCCGACCGGGCGCTGGATCGACGCCACGGGCGAGGTGCACACCACCGCCGGGTTGGCCGCTGAGGCGGCCAGGTACGAGGTCATCCTGCTCGGGGAGGAGCACGGTAACCGGGCCCAGCACCGCTGGCAGCTACTGACGCTCGCCGCCATCCACAGCCACACACCGGTGCAGGCCGTGGGCCTGGAGATGCTCCCAGGCGACGCCGACGAAAGCCTGGCCGCCTGGGGGCAGAGCACCATCGGCGAGGAGGACTGGCTGCGGGAGAGCGGTTGGTACGAGCACTGGGGCCATCCGGCGGACGGGTACCTGCCTATCCTGCACTATGCCCGCCTGGAGCAGATCCGGCTTCAGGGCATCAACCTGGACCGGGCCACCCACCGCCGTCTTGCCGGCATCGATTGGGAGGAGGCGCCCGAGGCCCTGGACGAGATGATCACACCACCGGCGGCGCCCCATCCAGACTACCGGAAACGGCTATTGGATGCGCTCGCCGAGCACCCCCATG
Encoded proteins:
- a CDS encoding ChaN family lipoprotein, translated to MPEARHPATARGPLLLPLLALLPLLLAACAHSGLPEPAGDTLECPPTGRWIDATGEVHTTAGLAAEAARYEVILLGEEHGNRAQHRWQLLTLAAIHSHTPVQAVGLEMLPGDADESLAAWGQSTIGEEDWLRESGWYEHWGHPADGYLPILHYARLEQIRLQGINLDRATHRRLAGIDWEEAPEALDEMITPPAAPHPDYRKRLLDALAEHPHGEMMDEARFIRAQVLWDRVMAEGLKALRASGPGPVVGLMGRGHMSHGHGVPAQLADLGVERVLTLLPYPVAPDCEPPASGLADALYGLAPEPGTPQRRLRLGIQVEPGQHGLRVVAVNGGSVAEEAGLREGDELLEAAGRPVESHGELLMILDKAREGFSLPIKINRNGDRKTLLASFAASS